The following DNA comes from Flavobacteriales bacterium.
TCCAATCCGAAGCTGTTCACTTCCACACTTCGGGCGTAGGCCAGTCGGTTCACCTTCGGGTAGATTATCTTCACTTCTTTCAGCAGGTTCTCCATCGGAACGCTGTCTTTTTGCAAACTCGACAATCGTCTTTCCAACGAAGAGATGCGCGCATCTTTTTGGGCCATCTGCTGCTCATTCTTATTGTAGATGTCTTCAAGAATTCCCACTCTTACCTCGTTTGTGAGCTTCCCAGCAATATCGTTGGTCACGTCTTTTGGCTGATGAATTTTCAGCACCGTCTTTTCCAACCCCTGCTTGGCCATTTGGTTTTCGAGTTGTCGTTGCGTTTGGTTGCTGATCGGGTCGCCCATGATGAAAATATCAATGCGCGAAATGGTATCGGTGTAAGTGATCTTCTTGCTCACGATCTCTGTTCCCTGCATTTGCAGATTCTCCGAAATGAACTTGTCTGCCTTGCCCATAAAAATGGTCTCTTTTACCAATCCGTAAAAGATCCACGCGCTTGGCAAGAGAACCACGATGACAAACGCAACCATGTAGCGTTTCACCTTCTTTTCGGTGTCAGCGTTCACAAAACTTACAAGCGGGAACCGCAGATAGCGAACAATTAGAAATGTGGAACCTGCAATGAAAATGGAGTTCAGGGTGAACAGATAGAACGCTCCGAAAAAGAACGAAAGTTCCCCGTTCGCAAGCCCATAACCTGCTGTACAAAGGGGAGGCATCAATGCAGTTGCAATAGCAACTCCAGGAATTACGTTTCCTCTGTTCCTTCTCGAAACACCGATAATTCCTGCCAAACCACCGAAAATCGCAATCAGTGCGTCCAGAAAAGTTGGCTTTGTACGGGCCAACAGTTCAGGTTGTGCCTCATGTAATGGCGTAATGAAAAAGTAAACGGTGGAAGTGATCAACGCCACCACGATCATCACCCCGAAATTCTTCAACGCGCGTTTCAGTGTTTCCCAATCGTTGGTTCCCACCGAAAGGCCGATGGCCAAGATCGGACCCATGAGCGGGGAGATAAGCATGGCACCGATGATCACCGCGGTGCTGTTCAGGTTCAGTCCGATACTGGCGATGAAGATGGAGCAGATGAGGATCCAAACGATGTGGCCTCGGAAAACCATATCCTTTTTAATGGTCTCAATGGTTCCTTCCTGGTCGCTGTCATCCGCCAAGTTCATGGTGGTCCGCGCAAAATCGCGCAGCGAAACAAGCATGCGCAGAACGTTGAAGTTCAGGTTCTCTTTCGCCTGCTCCTCCGCCTGTTGGTTCTGTTCCTGATCCGTGTCTTTTTCTGCCTCCATTCCCAATCTGATTCGTCCTTTATCCGAACTCAAAATTCATAGCTTTGCGCCACCTAAAATACAGCATTCCAACACAGTTTTTCTACATGAACAACGAAGATCTTTTCAAGAACGTCATTGCCCACTCCAAAGAGTACGGTTTCATTTTTCAGAGCAGCGAGATCTATGATGGCCTCAGCGCGGCTTACGATTACGCACAGATGGGCGTGGAATTGAAGAAGAACATCCGCGATTACTGGTGGAAAGCGATGGTGCAGTTGAATGAGAACATCGTTGGGTTGGATGCGGCCATCTTCATGCATCCAACTACTTGGAAAGCCTCGGGTCACGTGGATGCATTCAATGATCCGCTCATAGACAATAAGGATAGCAAGAAACGCTACCGCGCGGATGTGCTGATCGAGGATTACATGGCCAAGATCGACCAGAAGATTCTTAAAGAAGTGGTAAAAGCGGCCAAGCGTTTTGGCGATGCGTTCGATGAGGACCAGTTCATGGCCACCAATCCGAACGTGCTGCGGAATGTGGAAAAGAAGGAAGAGATCCGTAAGCGATTTGTGGAAGCGTTGGAGAACAACGATCTGGCTGAGGTTCGTCAGATCATCATCGATCTGGAGATTGCGTGCCCTGTTTCAGGTTCTAAGAACTGGACGGAAGTGCGTCAGTTCAACTTGATGTTTGCTACCGAAATGGGCGCGATGGCCGATGGTGCCAGCACGGTTTATCTACGTCCAGAAACGGCTCAAGGAATTTTCGTGAACTACCTGAACGTTCAGAAAACGGGAAGGATGAAGATTCCTTTCGGAATTGCGCAGACAGGCAAGGCATTTCGAAATGAGATCGTTGCGCGTCAGTTCATTTTCCGCATGCGGGAGTTTGAACAGATGGAAATGCAATTCTTCGTCAAACCAGGAACCGAGTTGGATTGGTTTGAAACCTGGAAGGAAAAGCGCCTCGCTTGGCACAAAGCCATGGGCTTGGGCGATGACAAATACCGTTTCCATGCGCACGATAAGTTGGCACACTATGCCAATGCAGCTTTCGATATCGAGTTCGATTTCCCATTCGGATTCAAAGAGTTGGAAGGAATTCACTCTCGTACCGATTTCGATTTGAGCCAACACGAAAAATACTCAGGCAAGAAGCTCCAGTATTTCGATCCAGAGATGAATAGCAGCTATGTGCCCTACGTGGTTGAAACGTCCATTGGTCTTGACAGAACAGTTCTGGCCGTGCTTTCATCTTCGTACACGGAAGAGAAATTGGAAGACGGTTCAGAGCGAACAGTTTTGACCATTCCGCCATTTTTGGCACCTGTTAAATTGGCCATTCTGCCTTTGCTGAAGAAAGACGGTCTGCCCGAAAAGGCGATGGAGATCTTCAACCAGCTGCGCTTCGACCACAATATTATATATGAGGAGAAGGACAGCATCGGTAAGCGTTACCGAAGACAGGACGCCATCGGCACACCTTATTGTATTACGGTAGATCACGACACGCTGACCGATAATGCGGTTACCCTCCGCGACCGCGACACCATGCAACAGGAGCGCGTTCCAATCGAGAAACTCTCTCATATTGTGGAGGAGAAGGTTGGAATGAAGAAGGTTTTGGAGAGTATTGGTTAGCCCTTAGACCTGTCATTTTAGCTGACAGTTTCGTTTGATTGACTTTGTTGAAGTTTTCACCTTGGTGCAAAATTTCGGCATGGTGTCACGTTTTACAATTCTATTTGTACTTATCACTTCGTGTGTTCAAGCTCAAACACTACTTCAATCGGGTGAGATAATTGGTGGTCGGCCAACACGTATTCCAATCGATTATTCTGGAAATTCGGTAAACTCGATTGAACTGGTTACGGTCAATAACTACAATATTGCTGCTACCCAAGTCTATGCTTTTAATGTCAATGCATTGGGCGAATTGATATATGCGGATACCCTTCAATTCGCTGAAGTACTTGACACGTTGGGAAACGTTGAAATGAGACAGCACCAGTATCAGTATGGAGTTACCGTTGGTGGAATGGTCATTCTCGCGGGTTTGAGTCACAGGACGGTCATGCCATTTGTCCCAAAAGTGATTTGCGCTGGAGGGTTTGGGTCATATTCTCCTTATGCAGGATGGATAGATAGGGATTATTATGTTTTCAATTGGCAATTCTCTCCAGTTGGAGTTGAATATAATCGGTTTGATCCAAGGTTTGTGAGTTACGCAACCTCACAGCACCCGAACAACGAAGGAGTAAGAATTACTGGAGCCTTCAATCGATTTGAGGGAAGCTCGGTGCTATTGGACGTGTATGACATTTATCCAGAAGAGAGTTTGCCTACGCATAAGCTTTTCAGTCTGCCGCTTGAAACAACATTTTTCATCAATCATTCAATCGAACTTGACCGAAAGCTATTGCTTTCAGGTTTTTGGGTTGATATGGATGCAGGGTTCTTGAAACGTCCCAAGGCTGTTCTGATCGATCTTGAAAGTCAAGAAGTCCAAGAATTGATTTTAGACCAAACTGAATACCACGTAGAGGTAATTTCGGGTTTGGTCGCTGACAGTGACCGTTGTTTTTTGATACTCAGGGAAACAGACAATAATGGACAACTGGTGGAGAGCAGAATACTTCGTTTTGATGCAAATACCAATGCCAACGTCATCGCTTCATTTTCAAGTCAATTTGTTCCTGCCAGCATAGTAAGCGAGACAAGTAATGGAATCCTTATTGGGGGAGATTATAACCGATTCGGTCTGAAAACGGCATCTGTTTTTGAGGTGAATGGGTATGCAGAAGCAGAGCCTGAGATGATTGGCTATGCAGAACTGGGGGAAGTGGCTACGAGTTTCAAAGGATATGAAGAAACGTTGCTGGGTAATTTCCTTGTCGGAACCTACGATTCATTGAATGGGACACCGAAAGGATCGTTCATGACCCCAATTCTTGGACAGTCATTGCTGTCAGTTGGTGAGAGGCGAACGGAAGATTTGGCCACTCTTTTAGGGGACATGCTTTTTATTAAGTCAGCGGAACCTGTACAGCTCAGGGTATTTGATTTGGAAGGTAGGATTTTCCTTGCTGAGAAGATTAATTCTGGTCCAAAAGACCTATCGCATCTTGTGAATGGAGTTTACCTCATTTCCGTTTGGAATAATGAAACAAGACAGACCTTGAAAACTGTTTTCGTCACCCATTAAACTGGTTCATCACGAACCGTAGTTCCATGGTGCCGAAGGCTTTGATGGCCTCAACCGACTTTTCAATTTTCGGTTTGATGATGTCGAGGTCTTCCTTGGTCCATTCGCCAAGTACGTAATTGACCTGCTGGCCCTGGCCGAAATCGTTACCGACACCAAATCGTAAACGCGGATAATCCTGTCGGCCAAGAACTTGGTTGATGCTTTTCAGGCCGTTGTGTCCGCCATCGCTTCCTTTCGCGCGGATGCGAATGGTGCCCGTTGGCAGGGCAATATCATCGGTAATGATGAGAAGATTTTCAATCGGAACTTTCGTTTCCGACATCCAGTATTGAACGGCTTTTCCGCTCAGGTTCATGTAGGTGTTCGGTTTCAGCAGTACAAAAGTTCTGCCTTTGAATTTCACCTCAGATACATCGCCAAAACGGCCTGCCTTAAAAACAGAAGTGGACGCCTCCGCAAAGGCGTCCACTATCTTAAATCCAATGTTGTGACGGGTTTCGGCATACTCGCTGCCGATGTTTCCCAACCCAACAATCAGGTACTTCATGCTTATTCAGCGGCTGCTTCAGCTGCTGGAGCTTCGCCACCTTCGGCAGCTGCTTCAGCACCTTCTTCGCCTTCAGCACCTTCTTCTGTCTCTTCTTCGTCTTCTACCAGCGCACCACGCTTCATACGTACAGCAACGATGATCTGACTTGGAGCAGCCAAGAAAGTAACCCCAGGAATATTGAGGTCACCGATCTTGATGGCCTTGCCGATACGAAGGTTGGTGATATCCAACTCGATGAAGCTTGGCATGTCTTCAGGCAGACCTTGAACTCTCACATTTCGTCTTACCACACGCAAACGTCCACCATTAAGAACACCACGAGCCTGACCTTTGGTAAGGATAGGCAACGTCATTCGCACTGGGCGACCAGCCAATTGCTGGAAGTCAACGTGAAGAATCTTGTCTGATACTGGGTGATACTGAACATCCTTCAGTACAACGGGGATAGTTTCGCCATCCACGTCAAGGTTAACGATGTACTGATTTGGTGTGAAAATCAGCTTGGTGAATGCGCGCTCATCAATTTGAACGTGCACATTTTCTTTTCCCCCGTAGATGATGCATGGAACCAAGCCTTCGTTACGAAGCGCTTTTGCATCGGCTTTCCCAAGGGACTTCCTTTTTGATCCTGTAATAGTGATCGATTCCATTAGATATTGATTTAGTTAATTATTGATTACTGATTAAAAAATGAACTTGGTGCTGATAGACTCGTAATTGTGAGCCTTGCGGATAACATCAGCAAAAAGCGGTGCGCAACTCAGAACGGTGATCTTCTCGTTCTCTTCGCGAAGCGGAATGGTATCGGTTGTTACCAATTCTGTCAATCGTGAGTTGCGGATATTGTCGTGTGCGTTTCCTGAAAGAAGTGGATGCGTGATGCATGCACGGACCGTTTTCGCTCCGTGATCCAACATCATTTCAGCTGCTTTGCAGAGTGTGCCGCCTGTATCAATGATGTCATCCACAAGCACAACGTCTTTTCCTTCCACATCACCGATAACGGTCATGTCGGCCACCTGATTGGCCACCTTGCGCTGCTTGTAGCAGATAGCAAGATCCACGTTCAACGCCTTGGCGTAAGCATTTGCTCTTCTGGTACCGCCAACATCTGGCGTGGCCATTACCAAATTATCGATGTTCATGCTGTTTCTCAGGTGATCCAAGAACAGGTAAGAACCGAAAAGGTGATCCACAGGAACATCGAAGAAACCTTGGATCTGATCGGCATGAAGATCCATGGTCATCACACGGGTAACGCCAGCAGCTTCCAACAGGTCGGCCATCAATTTGGCACCGATCGGAACACGTGGTTTCACCTTTCTGTCCTGACGCGCCCATCCGAAATAAGGGATAACCGCCACAATTCTTTTGGCCGATGCACGCTTGGCAGCATCGATCATCAAAAGCAATTCAAGAAGGTTGTCGCCAGGAGGAAACGTGGATTGAATAATGAAAACATCATCACCGCGAATGGACTCCTCAAAACAAGGCTCGTATTCCCCATCCTTGAAGCGCAAAGTGGTCTGGCTGGCAAGTTCCGTTCCATAGCTTTCAGCGATCTTCTCCGAAAGATATTTGGTGGCTTCTCCAGTAAACAGCTTTACGTTAAAAGGCATGGGTTCCGTTCCTTTATTTTTAAGGGGGTGCGAAAGTAAGAAAAACGTTCCCTATTTCCGAAGGAATCTGCGCGCACAAGAAAGAAAGTGCTGCAAGTATCTGAAAAACGTATAAATTCGCAGCCCCAATCACAAGCCGAAGTGGCGGAATTGGTAGACGCGCACGACTCAAACTCGTGTTCCGAAAGGAGTGCCGGTTCGACCCCGGCCTTCGGTACTTGAAACCCCGATACTGAAAAGTGTCGGGGTTTTTGTTTGAAAGTCGTCAACTTTCCAAAAGTTGACGACTTTGGATAGAACATCTTAGCTTCGCAGACCTTATGGACGAAGGCTTCATCAAGTACGACAATCCCGAAAAGCAGCTTCGCTACGACCGTGCGTATCTGCGCATGGCGCTGGAGTGGGCAAAACTTTCGCATTGCAAGCGCAAACAGGTGGGTGCCATCATTGTAAAAGAAGGGCAGATCATAGCCGATGGCTACAACGGCACGCCAACGGGTTTCGACAATTGTTGCGAGGATGATGAAGGCGATACCAAGTGGTATGTGCTGCACGCAGAGGCCAATGCCATTATGAAAGTGGCGCGGTCCATGAACAGCGCGCGCAATTCCACGTTATATCTTACCATGTCGCCTTGCAAGGAGTGCAGCAAATTGGTGCATCAGGCGGGCATTAAGCGGTTGGTTTTCATAAATGGTTATAAAGACATGAGCGGGGTGGAATTTTTGGAGGAAGCGGGCGTTGAAGTAGTGCAACTGCCACAAGCATTGACCGATGAGTGAGAACCGATTCAGACTGTTCATTTATTACCCGATCATTTTGGCGGTGGTGCTTTCCGCTGGCATTTATCTGGGTTCCATGCTTGGGGTCGGCTACATGCACCAAGGACTTATCGAGCAGTCTTCGACCGATTCCAAAAAGATCACCAACCTTCTGAATTATGTGCAGGAAGAGTATGTGGATTCGGTGGATCTGGACGGACTGACCGAGTCGGCCATTATCAACATGTTGGATCAGCTCGATCCGCACTCATCTTACATTCCAGCCCGCGATCTGGAGGCCATGAACGAACCGTTGACGGGGAATTTCGATGGCATCGGGGTTGAATTCAACATCATTGAAGATACTATTGTGGTCGTGGCCCCGATCAATGGCGGGCCGTCCGAAAAATTGGGAATCCGTTCGGGAGATAGAATTGTGATGATTGAAGATTCGCTGGTGGCGGGAGTTGGAATTACCAATAAAGATGTCATATCGAAGTTGCGTGGCGAACGCGGGACCAAAGTGCGAATTGAGATATTCAGAAGAGGGCAGAAGAAGCTGATCCCGTTCAAAATAGAGCGAGATAAGATTCCGATCTACAGCGTGGATGCAGGTTACATGATCGATGACAAGGTCGGATACATCAAGATCAGCAGGTTCGGGGCAACAACTTATGATGAGTTTGTGGAGAAATTGGATGACCTCAAAGCGAAGGGCATGCAATCGTTGATCCTCGATCTGCGAGGAAATCCTGGCGGTTACCTAAATGCAGCCATTCAGATATGTGATGAGTTTCTGCCGAAAGGCGAGTTGATCGTTTACACTGAAGGTCGTTCGCGCCCGAAAGACAGCGCGTTTGCCACGGGAAGAGGTGATTTCGAAAAGGGAAAACTGGCCATTCTGGTGGATGAAGGTTCGGCCTCGGCATCAGAGATCGTTTCAGGTGCAATTCAGGATAACGACCGCGGAACCATCGTTGGTCGCAGAACTTTTGGCAAAGGCTTGGTGCAGGAACAGGTGGAGTTGCCTGATGGTTCGGCTGTTCGTCTCACCATTGCCCGTTACTACACGCCAACAGGCCGTTGTATTCAGCGGCCATACGGCAAGGACGAGGATTATTATGGCGATTTCATCCACCGCGTGGAGCATGGCGAACTCTATGAGAAGGACAGCATTGAGGTGGATAAAAGCGAGCGGTTTGTGACCAAAGGCGGAAAAGTGGTCTATGGAGGTGGTGGCATCGTTCCTGACGTTTTTGTCCCGCTCGACACATCGAACTACACCGATTTTCACAGCCAATTGCTGAGCACGGGCGCGCTGCGCGAATTCGCTCTGAATTATTCTTCCGAGAACCGTTCTGTTTTGGAGAAGTTTGCTTCGCCAAAAGATTTCAGCAAGAAGTTCAAATTCACGGATGCAGATTACAAGAGCTTGATCGCATTTGCCGCTACGCGCGAAGTGACCGCAACGGACACCGAGAAGGCGAGACCAGAGGTGCTCAATAATCTGAAGGCGCTGGTGGCGCGCAGCAAGTGGAACGGTGATGGATTCTATCCTGTCATCAATGAGAACGACAAGGCCATCAAGGCTGCGATGGAATCGTTCAACTAATTCAGTTTGTAAACCTTTCCGGGTAGATTGCTCACAATTCCTTCGAACTCCAGTTCGAGTAGGATGGAAGCTACCTTGCTCATCGGGTAACCCGAAAGCACGGTCAATCTGTCAATGGTGTGATTCTGTTCTCGAAGCACGGCAACCACTTTTTCCTGTTCTTCCGTTAGGTCGATCAGCAATTTTCGCTGTGGTTGTGGTTTGACCGCTCTATTCATTTCATCCCAGTTCATGGCCCTTAGAATATCCTCGCCCGAAGTTGCCATGGCCGCTTTCAGACTTTTGATGAGCCGATTACAACCTTCGGAGAACTCATCGCCAACGCGCCCTGGAATGGCAAACACATCGCGGTTGTAACCGTTGGCCAGTTCGGCTGTGATGAGCGCGCCACCTTTGGCACTTGCCTCCACCACAATGGTTGCATCGGCCATACCCGCCACTATTCTGTTCCGTTTTGGAAAATTTTCTCTGTCGGGTTTTGTTCCTATCGGGAAATCGGTGATCAGCGCACCCTTCTCCAAAATTTCGTTGGCCGT
Coding sequences within:
- a CDS encoding DUF389 domain-containing protein produces the protein MEAEKDTDQEQNQQAEEQAKENLNFNVLRMLVSLRDFARTTMNLADDSDQEGTIETIKKDMVFRGHIVWILICSIFIASIGLNLNSTAVIIGAMLISPLMGPILAIGLSVGTNDWETLKRALKNFGVMIVVALITSTVYFFITPLHEAQPELLARTKPTFLDALIAIFGGLAGIIGVSRRNRGNVIPGVAIATALMPPLCTAGYGLANGELSFFFGAFYLFTLNSIFIAGSTFLIVRYLRFPLVSFVNADTEKKVKRYMVAFVIVVLLPSAWIFYGLVKETIFMGKADKFISENLQMQGTEIVSKKITYTDTISRIDIFIMGDPISNQTQRQLENQMAKQGLEKTVLKIHQPKDVTNDIAGKLTNEVRVGILEDIYNKNEQQMAQKDARISSLERRLSSLQKDSVPMENLLKEVKIIYPKVNRLAYARSVEVNSFGLDTVPTFLIQWDKISSELKREEKFKMQRWLQQRLALDTVRIVEF
- a CDS encoding glycine--tRNA ligase: MNNEDLFKNVIAHSKEYGFIFQSSEIYDGLSAAYDYAQMGVELKKNIRDYWWKAMVQLNENIVGLDAAIFMHPTTWKASGHVDAFNDPLIDNKDSKKRYRADVLIEDYMAKIDQKILKEVVKAAKRFGDAFDEDQFMATNPNVLRNVEKKEEIRKRFVEALENNDLAEVRQIIIDLEIACPVSGSKNWTEVRQFNLMFATEMGAMADGASTVYLRPETAQGIFVNYLNVQKTGRMKIPFGIAQTGKAFRNEIVARQFIFRMREFEQMEMQFFVKPGTELDWFETWKEKRLAWHKAMGLGDDKYRFHAHDKLAHYANAAFDIEFDFPFGFKELEGIHSRTDFDLSQHEKYSGKKLQYFDPEMNSSYVPYVVETSIGLDRTVLAVLSSSYTEEKLEDGSERTVLTIPPFLAPVKLAILPLLKKDGLPEKAMEIFNQLRFDHNIIYEEKDSIGKRYRRQDAIGTPYCITVDHDTLTDNAVTLRDRDTMQQERVPIEKLSHIVEEKVGMKKVLESIG
- a CDS encoding T9SS type A sorting domain-containing protein, which translates into the protein MQNFGMVSRFTILFVLITSCVQAQTLLQSGEIIGGRPTRIPIDYSGNSVNSIELVTVNNYNIAATQVYAFNVNALGELIYADTLQFAEVLDTLGNVEMRQHQYQYGVTVGGMVILAGLSHRTVMPFVPKVICAGGFGSYSPYAGWIDRDYYVFNWQFSPVGVEYNRFDPRFVSYATSQHPNNEGVRITGAFNRFEGSSVLLDVYDIYPEESLPTHKLFSLPLETTFFINHSIELDRKLLLSGFWVDMDAGFLKRPKAVLIDLESQEVQELILDQTEYHVEVISGLVADSDRCFLILRETDNNGQLVESRILRFDANTNANVIASFSSQFVPASIVSETSNGILIGGDYNRFGLKTASVFEVNGYAEAEPEMIGYAELGEVATSFKGYEETLLGNFLVGTYDSLNGTPKGSFMTPILGQSLLSVGERRTEDLATLLGDMLFIKSAEPVQLRVFDLEGRIFLAEKINSGPKDLSHLVNGVYLISVWNNETRQTLKTVFVTH
- a CDS encoding aminoacyl-tRNA hydrolase codes for the protein MKYLIVGLGNIGSEYAETRHNIGFKIVDAFAEASTSVFKAGRFGDVSEVKFKGRTFVLLKPNTYMNLSGKAVQYWMSETKVPIENLLIITDDIALPTGTIRIRAKGSDGGHNGLKSINQVLGRQDYPRLRFGVGNDFGQGQQVNYVLGEWTKEDLDIIKPKIEKSVEAIKAFGTMELRFVMNQFNG
- a CDS encoding 50S ribosomal protein L25; protein product: MESITITGSKRKSLGKADAKALRNEGLVPCIIYGGKENVHVQIDERAFTKLIFTPNQYIVNLDVDGETIPVVLKDVQYHPVSDKILHVDFQQLAGRPVRMTLPILTKGQARGVLNGGRLRVVRRNVRVQGLPEDMPSFIELDITNLRIGKAIKIGDLNIPGVTFLAAPSQIIVAVRMKRGALVEDEEETEEGAEGEEGAEAAAEGGEAPAAEAAAE
- the prs gene encoding ribose-phosphate diphosphokinase codes for the protein MPFNVKLFTGEATKYLSEKIAESYGTELASQTTLRFKDGEYEPCFEESIRGDDVFIIQSTFPPGDNLLELLLMIDAAKRASAKRIVAVIPYFGWARQDRKVKPRVPIGAKLMADLLEAAGVTRVMTMDLHADQIQGFFDVPVDHLFGSYLFLDHLRNSMNIDNLVMATPDVGGTRRANAYAKALNVDLAICYKQRKVANQVADMTVIGDVEGKDVVLVDDIIDTGGTLCKAAEMMLDHGAKTVRACITHPLLSGNAHDNIRNSRLTELVTTDTIPLREENEKITVLSCAPLFADVIRKAHNYESISTKFIF
- a CDS encoding CMP deaminase; its protein translation is MDEGFIKYDNPEKQLRYDRAYLRMALEWAKLSHCKRKQVGAIIVKEGQIIADGYNGTPTGFDNCCEDDEGDTKWYVLHAEANAIMKVARSMNSARNSTLYLTMSPCKECSKLVHQAGIKRLVFINGYKDMSGVEFLEEAGVEVVQLPQALTDE
- a CDS encoding PDZ domain-containing protein — its product is MSENRFRLFIYYPIILAVVLSAGIYLGSMLGVGYMHQGLIEQSSTDSKKITNLLNYVQEEYVDSVDLDGLTESAIINMLDQLDPHSSYIPARDLEAMNEPLTGNFDGIGVEFNIIEDTIVVVAPINGGPSEKLGIRSGDRIVMIEDSLVAGVGITNKDVISKLRGERGTKVRIEIFRRGQKKLIPFKIERDKIPIYSVDAGYMIDDKVGYIKISRFGATTYDEFVEKLDDLKAKGMQSLILDLRGNPGGYLNAAIQICDEFLPKGELIVYTEGRSRPKDSAFATGRGDFEKGKLAILVDEGSASASEIVSGAIQDNDRGTIVGRRTFGKGLVQEQVELPDGSAVRLTIARYYTPTGRCIQRPYGKDEDYYGDFIHRVEHGELYEKDSIEVDKSERFVTKGGKVVYGGGGIVPDVFVPLDTSNYTDFHSQLLSTGALREFALNYSSENRSVLEKFASPKDFSKKFKFTDADYKSLIAFAATREVTATDTEKARPEVLNNLKALVARSKWNGDGFYPVINENDKAIKAAMESFN